TACCTGGCCTCAGACCTGTCCACGGCCGTGACCGGAAGCGTCCTATTCGTGGACTCCGGCCACAACATCATGACCGCCTGAACAAATGAGAGTTAAAATGGACTCCCTGCTGACCCTGCTTGGCCTGGTGGCCGTCTGGCTAATCCTGGTCCGAGTCGTTTTCCCGCGCATCGGCATCCGGGGCTGAGGCCCGGGACCATCCAGCTGCAGTTTGCCGCGGAAGCCCAACAACAAAGCCCGGAAAGTCCGAAACGAACAGCCCGACGACAGGAAACGATGATTTTTCGCTTGCCAACACATTGGCTTTCGTCTATTTGAATTGGCTTTCCGTTTTTGTGGAGAGGTGGCCGAGCCCGGTTTAAGGCGCACGCCTGGAAAGTGTGTGAACCCAAAAGGTTCCGGAGGTTCAAATCCTCTCCTCTCCGCCAAGCGATCAACACTCTCGACGAGTGATAATCAATTTTTTCCGGTTTCCCCATCTGTTCCATAAAAGCCAAGACGGCCTGAAACAGATGGGAAAAAAGGCCACCAAAGGGGGGTGTGGAGCAATCCACACCCCCCTTTTGCTTTTCAAAATCCATACTCGGCACACGGACGTATTTTTTCCCGTGAAATCTACCTTTGGGGCGAGATCATTCGCGTTGATGAAAATATGTCCGGAACGCCTTGCCAGACAAAATTTATCGGGGTATGGGGCGGATCATAGCCTTGGTTCGAGGGGATTGATTCAATGACTGTACGGGCGGATTTCAAATCAGCCCAATGTGATCTGCGTTCCTATCAACAACCAACAAAGGGAGTCCGGCATGAGAGACCTTCTGTTTTTCGACAAGATGTTGACGCCTAAAATCATAACAATTGTCTACTGGCTGATTCTGCTGGGGGTCGCATTAGGAGCATTGACCACGATATTCGGAGGCGGGTTCACCATTGGAAAATTCTTCATGGGTTTGATTGGCGCAGCCTTTGGAGCGCTATTTGCCCGAATATGGTGCGAATTGATGATCGTGCTCTTCAAGATGAACGAGGCCCTGCAGGAAATACGTAACAAGTAAAACAAACACCGGCCTGGATCCTAGGCCATGGCGATTGCAACCATCAGGCCGGGAACACCATTGCCGACTCGTCCACCGGGTCCAAGAGACCCTGATTTGTCACCTCTTCAACCATACATGGCCCCGGAACAGATGGCCGACGCCAGGAAGCATCCTGGCGTCGGCCACAATGTCGAACTGCTAAGATGCATTCGCAGAACTTGAACGCCCCTCCGATTCCGAAAGACTCAACAGAACCCCGGAGCGAGTCCAAATGGCCACACGCCCGTGCTGGCC
This sequence is a window from Deltaproteobacteria bacterium. Protein-coding genes within it:
- a CDS encoding DUF4282 domain-containing protein; translation: MRDLLFFDKMLTPKIITIVYWLILLGVALGALTTIFGGGFTIGKFFMGLIGAAFGALFARIWCELMIVLFKMNEALQEIRNK